From the genome of Yersinia enterocolitica, one region includes:
- the clpV gene encoding type VI secretion system ATPase TssH: MTTHSAHLLRRLNPYCAQALAGAATLCQTRAHAEITVEHWLLKLLEQGEGDITVIARRYEWDMDSLWQGLLAHLDTLPRTVQGKPQLSAALQQLIKSAWLDASLQENADAVRSAHLLSALINSPSLLAADAAWPLLSLSTTQLHRLLPLLDSQSDERPEVQQAAALADSPVNLTNEAATTTSISGQPQLNDALQAALDKFTLDVTAKAKTGQIDPIFGRDSEIRQMVDILSRRRKNNPILVGEPGVGKTALVEGLALRIAEGNVPDSLKTVSLRTLDLGLLQAGAGVKGEFEQRLKNVIEAVQQSPTPVLLFIDEAHTIIGAGNQAGGADAANLLKPALARGELRTIAATTWSEYKQYFERDAALERRFQMVKVDEPDDAKASLMLRGLKGRYAQHHGVHILDSAITAAVTLSRRFLTGRQLPDKAVDLLDTAGARVRMSIDTLPEALMEINAELAALAMEQQAIEQDLLLLPSIGSTRLSEIEQRRAELLVGQQTLEQQYAAEKRLTALIIDARQDIANAAHLARLQEELSQIQGNAPLLSLDVDVRTVATVIADWTGVPLSSLLKDEQTDLLQLENHLATRVVGQDAALVEMAQRLRAAKTGLTSENGPLGVFLLVGPSGVGKTETALALADTLFGGEKSLITINMSEYQEAHTVSQLKGSPPGYVGYGQGGILTEAVRKRPYSVVLLDEVEKAHADVINLFYQVFDRGFMRDGEGREIDFRNTVILMTANLGSDHLMQLLDEQPEATHSDLHELLRPILRDHFQPALLARFQTLIYRPLDATALRTIVEMKLAQVAKRLNKHYGLHCSIEESLYDTLVAACLLPDTGARNIDSLLNQQILPVLSQQLLSRMSEQQRTTSLTLGWDEADGITLEFEGGEK, translated from the coding sequence ATGACAACGCATTCAGCACACTTATTACGTCGGTTAAATCCCTATTGCGCGCAGGCACTGGCCGGTGCTGCAACCCTGTGTCAGACCCGTGCCCATGCCGAGATAACCGTTGAACATTGGTTGTTGAAACTGCTGGAACAGGGTGAAGGCGATATTACGGTGATTGCCCGTCGTTATGAGTGGGACATGGACAGCCTGTGGCAGGGGTTGCTGGCCCATCTGGATACTTTGCCGCGCACGGTGCAGGGCAAACCTCAGTTGTCAGCCGCGTTACAGCAACTGATCAAAAGTGCCTGGCTGGATGCCTCGTTGCAGGAAAATGCTGATGCGGTGCGTTCCGCCCATCTGTTATCTGCTCTGATAAATTCGCCATCATTATTGGCCGCCGATGCCGCCTGGCCGTTGCTCAGCCTGAGCACCACCCAGTTACACCGCCTGTTACCTTTGCTGGACAGCCAATCCGACGAACGTCCCGAGGTTCAGCAGGCTGCGGCACTGGCAGACAGCCCGGTCAATCTGACCAATGAGGCAGCGACTACTACCTCTATCAGTGGCCAGCCGCAACTCAATGACGCCCTGCAAGCGGCGCTGGATAAATTTACCCTCGATGTTACTGCTAAAGCGAAAACCGGGCAGATTGACCCGATTTTTGGTCGCGACAGCGAGATCCGCCAGATGGTCGACATCCTGTCGCGCCGCCGTAAAAACAACCCGATTCTGGTCGGTGAACCGGGTGTGGGTAAAACCGCCTTGGTTGAAGGGCTGGCGCTGCGCATTGCCGAAGGTAACGTGCCGGATAGCCTGAAAACCGTCAGCCTGCGCACCCTGGACTTGGGCCTGTTGCAAGCCGGGGCTGGGGTCAAAGGTGAGTTCGAGCAGCGGCTGAAAAATGTTATCGAGGCGGTACAACAATCGCCAACACCGGTGTTGCTGTTTATCGACGAAGCCCACACCATCATCGGTGCCGGTAATCAGGCCGGTGGCGCAGATGCCGCCAACCTGCTGAAACCGGCACTGGCGCGTGGCGAGTTGCGCACCATCGCTGCCACCACCTGGTCGGAGTACAAACAGTATTTTGAGCGTGATGCCGCATTAGAACGCCGCTTCCAGATGGTGAAAGTTGACGAGCCGGACGACGCCAAAGCCAGCCTGATGCTGCGCGGCTTAAAGGGCCGCTACGCCCAGCACCACGGCGTGCATATTCTGGATTCTGCTATTACCGCTGCGGTTACCCTGTCGCGGCGCTTCCTGACCGGTCGCCAACTGCCGGATAAAGCGGTGGACCTGCTCGATACTGCCGGTGCCCGCGTGCGCATGAGCATCGACACGCTACCCGAAGCGCTGATGGAAATTAACGCCGAACTGGCTGCATTGGCGATGGAGCAACAGGCCATCGAACAGGATTTGCTCCTGCTGCCGAGTATCGGTTCAACCCGCTTATCTGAGATTGAGCAACGCCGCGCAGAACTGCTGGTTGGGCAGCAAACGCTTGAACAGCAATATGCAGCAGAGAAACGCCTCACCGCCCTGATTATCGACGCGCGTCAGGATATCGCCAACGCGGCACATCTGGCCAGGTTGCAGGAAGAGTTAAGTCAGATTCAGGGTAATGCGCCGCTGCTGTCGCTGGATGTTGATGTGCGCACGGTGGCAACGGTTATCGCCGATTGGACCGGCGTGCCGTTGAGCAGCCTGCTGAAAGACGAACAGACCGATTTATTGCAACTGGAAAACCACCTCGCGACCCGCGTGGTCGGTCAGGATGCGGCGCTGGTTGAGATGGCACAACGCCTGCGCGCCGCCAAAACCGGCCTGACGTCCGAAAATGGCCCGCTGGGGGTGTTCCTGCTGGTTGGCCCCAGTGGGGTGGGCAAAACCGAGACTGCGCTGGCACTGGCCGACACACTGTTCGGTGGCGAGAAATCGCTGATCACCATCAACATGTCTGAATATCAGGAGGCGCACACCGTTTCTCAGTTGAAAGGTTCGCCACCGGGCTATGTCGGTTACGGTCAGGGCGGCATTCTGACCGAGGCGGTGCGCAAGCGCCCGTACAGCGTGGTGCTGCTTGACGAAGTTGAGAAAGCGCACGCTGATGTCATTAACCTGTTCTATCAGGTATTTGACCGTGGCTTTATGCGCGACGGTGAAGGGCGCGAAATTGATTTTCGTAACACCGTGATCCTGATGACCGCCAATCTGGGCAGTGATCATCTGATGCAGTTACTGGATGAACAACCGGAAGCGACCCATAGCGATCTGCATGAACTGCTGCGCCCGATCCTACGTGACCACTTCCAGCCCGCCTTGCTGGCCCGCTTCCAGACCCTGATCTACCGCCCACTGGATGCCACCGCGTTGCGTACCATCGTCGAGATGAAACTGGCACAGGTCGCTAAACGCCTGAACAAACATTACGGCTTGCACTGCTCGATTGAAGAAAGCCTGTACGACACGCTAGTCGCCGCCTGCCTGCTGCCGGACACTGGCGCGCGCAACATCGATAGCCTGCTCAATCAGCAGATTTTACCGGTGCTGAGCCAACAACTGTTAAGCCGCATGAGTGAGCAACAGCGCACCACCTCGCTGACCTTGGGCTGGGATGAAGCCGACGGCATTACCCTTGAATTTGAAGGAGGCGAAAAATGA
- a CDS encoding type VI secretion system tip protein VgrG, which translates to MNTSLPAIRFDHSHHKLVARDSTASVDVLGFEGHESLSQPFCYDIQFTSADKAIDPATMLMQDASLTLAAPVAEAFGVTVQQTQRVIHGVVTGFKRLSASKDECRYELSLQPRLALLSRSHQNGIYQDMSVPQIVEKILRERHDMRGQDFVFTLAREYPRREQVMQYGEDDLTFISRLLAEVGIWFRFTADPKLNIDVVEFYDDQRFYPPGLTLQAVPPSGMHDSGVESVWDLSSAHQVVEKSVSTGDYNYRTATADMTAGADITRGDTTTYGEAYHYADNYLTAGSEGREPESESGAFYARLRHERYLNNQARFSGVANAATLGPGQELKVTGNDVPAQFGKGVIITRITSYARRDRSYEVHFEAIPYSEDYCFRPALIRKPTMAGTLPARVTSTTANDTYGHIDKDGRYRVNLMFDRDSWESGYESLWVRQARPYAGDTYGLHLPLLAGTEVAIAFEDGNPDRPYIASVLHDSAHGDHVTISNYKRNVLRTPSNNKLRLEDERGKEHIKLSTEYGGKSQLNLGHLVDNEKQPRGEGFELRTDSFGALRAEKGLFISADGQAKAQGQVLEMAQPISLMKGALNQMTEWGSITQTHHNFPPENSSLKQLLTDSTQLKGPVLLMSAPQGIGAVTPESLLLQSGKAMYLQSQGEINLTSSQRFSANASQAVSLLSQQEGMRLVSGKGPLEVESHGDVLSLTALKDVTVQSTQGHLQLTAKNGITLGCGGAYIRLTPQGEIEIHGPGLLSLKGMHKMESPASQDFPLPELPNSVCKECLKKAQALAQGFVPRSA; encoded by the coding sequence ATGAATACCTCTCTCCCTGCTATTCGGTTTGACCATAGCCACCACAAACTGGTGGCCCGCGACAGCACGGCCTCTGTTGATGTACTGGGCTTTGAAGGTCACGAAAGTTTAAGCCAGCCGTTCTGTTACGACATTCAATTCACCAGCGCAGACAAGGCGATTGACCCGGCCACGATGCTGATGCAGGACGCGTCACTGACATTGGCGGCCCCGGTGGCCGAAGCCTTTGGCGTGACGGTTCAGCAGACCCAGCGGGTGATCCACGGCGTGGTGACCGGATTTAAACGCCTGTCTGCTTCAAAAGATGAATGCCGTTACGAACTGAGTCTGCAACCGCGGTTGGCTTTGTTGTCGCGCAGCCATCAGAACGGGATTTATCAGGACATGTCGGTGCCGCAGATTGTGGAAAAAATTCTGCGTGAGCGCCATGACATGCGCGGTCAGGATTTTGTCTTCACGCTGGCCCGTGAATATCCGCGCCGCGAGCAGGTGATGCAATACGGCGAAGATGACCTGACCTTTATCAGCCGCCTGCTGGCGGAAGTGGGGATCTGGTTTCGTTTTACCGCTGACCCCAAGCTTAATATTGATGTGGTGGAGTTTTACGACGACCAACGTTTTTACCCGCCAGGGCTGACGCTACAAGCGGTGCCACCTTCGGGAATGCACGACAGCGGCGTGGAGTCGGTCTGGGACTTGTCCAGTGCTCATCAGGTGGTTGAAAAATCGGTCAGTACCGGCGATTACAACTACCGCACCGCCACTGCCGATATGACGGCCGGGGCCGATATCACTCGGGGTGATACCACCACCTACGGCGAAGCTTATCATTACGCCGATAACTACCTGACCGCAGGCAGCGAAGGGCGTGAGCCGGAAAGTGAAAGTGGGGCGTTTTATGCCCGCCTGCGCCATGAACGTTACCTGAACAATCAGGCGCGCTTTTCGGGGGTAGCCAATGCGGCGACACTGGGGCCGGGTCAGGAACTGAAAGTCACCGGAAACGATGTGCCGGCACAGTTTGGTAAAGGGGTGATAATCACCCGCATCACCAGCTATGCCCGCCGTGACCGCAGCTATGAAGTGCATTTTGAGGCCATCCCTTACTCCGAAGATTATTGCTTCCGTCCAGCACTTATCCGCAAGCCGACCATGGCCGGGACCTTGCCGGCGCGGGTGACCAGTACCACGGCGAACGACACTTATGGTCATATCGACAAAGACGGGCGCTACCGTGTCAACCTGATGTTCGACCGTGACAGTTGGGAGTCGGGTTACGAAAGCTTGTGGGTTCGTCAGGCTCGACCGTATGCGGGTGACACCTACGGTCTGCACCTGCCGCTGCTGGCGGGCACCGAAGTGGCGATTGCGTTTGAGGATGGCAACCCGGACCGGCCGTATATTGCCTCTGTGTTGCACGACTCGGCGCACGGCGACCATGTCACCATCAGCAATTACAAACGCAACGTACTGCGTACTCCGTCGAATAACAAACTGCGCCTTGAGGATGAACGGGGTAAAGAGCACATCAAGCTCAGCACCGAATACGGCGGCAAAAGCCAACTGAATCTGGGGCATTTGGTTGATAACGAGAAACAGCCACGGGGTGAAGGTTTTGAGCTGCGTACCGACAGTTTTGGTGCATTGCGTGCAGAAAAGGGCCTCTTTATCAGTGCCGACGGTCAGGCCAAAGCTCAGGGGCAGGTGCTGGAGATGGCGCAACCTATCAGTCTGATGAAAGGTGCACTAAACCAGATGACGGAATGGGGAAGCATTACTCAGACGCATCATAATTTCCCGCCAGAGAACAGCAGTTTGAAGCAGCTTTTGACTGACTCAACCCAGCTTAAAGGTCCTGTCTTGCTGATGAGTGCGCCACAAGGTATTGGCGCGGTTACGCCAGAAAGTCTGTTGCTGCAAAGTGGCAAAGCAATGTATCTGCAAAGTCAGGGGGAAATAAACCTGACCAGCTCTCAGCGATTTTCGGCAAATGCCTCCCAAGCGGTTTCTCTGCTTTCACAACAGGAAGGGATGCGGCTGGTCTCAGGCAAAGGGCCATTAGAAGTTGAGTCACACGGCGATGTACTTTCCCTGACAGCATTAAAAGATGTCACTGTCCAGTCAACTCAAGGGCATCTGCAATTGACCGCCAAGAACGGCATTACACTGGGGTGCGGTGGGGCATATATCCGTTTAACACCACAGGGTGAAATTGAAATCCACGGGCCAGGACTATTAAGCCTCAAAGGGATGCATAAAATGGAGTCCCCGGCGAGCCAGGATTTCCCATTGCCAGAATTACCCAATTCGGTGTGTAAAGAGTGCCTTAAAAAGGCACAGGCACTCGCGCAAGGCTTTGTGCCAAGGAGCGCATAA
- a CDS encoding DUF4123 domain-containing protein, whose translation MNNEQVIKWVELIESSCSDLKIKHIDMIIDQAGSDFSLLPTLTNFETAIQWDSLFKDLPEEILLEDAPLLIRIDLDNTLQRQWMIELAMQLAGTGQLLMLCSVWPFASLADYLTRCTNVVCGSQEGIFRFYDSRIFPLLFSHILDANQQAHLLRPAIFWSWLDRDSQPRQIAGNGALLKREEEISMLILDDRQLENLMCVCDVNLLLRHLTVPDTLTMGQETLFSVCYEGMMAATEAGLLMDDEREDFVKQRLLGTVT comes from the coding sequence ATGAATAACGAGCAGGTTATTAAGTGGGTTGAATTAATTGAGTCATCCTGTAGCGATTTAAAAATAAAACACATCGATATGATTATCGATCAGGCGGGAAGTGACTTTTCGTTGCTCCCGACACTCACAAACTTTGAAACTGCCATTCAATGGGACTCTCTGTTTAAAGACCTTCCTGAAGAAATACTTTTGGAGGATGCGCCGTTGTTGATCCGTATCGATCTCGACAATACGCTACAGCGGCAATGGATGATTGAATTGGCCATGCAGTTAGCCGGGACAGGGCAATTATTAATGCTCTGTTCGGTCTGGCCCTTCGCCAGTCTCGCTGATTACTTAACTCGCTGTACTAACGTGGTCTGTGGCAGCCAGGAGGGGATTTTTCGGTTCTATGACTCCCGGATTTTTCCTTTGCTATTTTCGCATATTCTCGATGCCAACCAGCAAGCTCATCTTCTGCGCCCGGCTATTTTTTGGAGCTGGCTGGACAGAGATAGCCAACCCCGTCAAATCGCAGGGAATGGCGCATTGCTCAAACGTGAGGAGGAGATATCTATGCTGATCCTCGACGACAGGCAACTGGAAAATTTAATGTGTGTCTGTGACGTGAACCTATTACTCAGACACCTCACTGTTCCAGATACCTTAACAATGGGGCAGGAAACATTGTTCTCTGTTTGTTACGAGGGAATGATGGCGGCCACGGAGGCAGGGTTATTGATGGATGACGAAAGGGAGGATTTCGTCAAGCAACGCCTCTTGGGAACAGTGACATGA
- a CDS encoding DUF3304 domain-containing protein, translated as MKLNKFSLLAGLFLLSACTQPGAEAQGGGGGTIEAINHTHWAINNFSVDGQSGIDIIGPYQGGGGGCCYGVPGQWRPGMTVRVDWETGMGGSKGAPGFDEWDKYLEWEKKMKAHNRQHSKIVPVPDYTGQKTCGITVHFMPCDEVKVTTSCATYNSPNYPIKEPLKMPEPKDCPK; from the coding sequence ATGAAACTCAACAAATTCAGCCTGCTGGCGGGGCTTTTTCTGCTCTCAGCATGTACCCAGCCCGGAGCTGAAGCACAGGGCGGCGGGGGCGGTACCATCGAAGCCATCAACCACACCCATTGGGCTATCAATAACTTCAGTGTCGACGGTCAGTCGGGCATCGATATTATCGGCCCTTATCAGGGAGGCGGTGGCGGGTGTTGCTATGGTGTACCGGGGCAGTGGCGACCGGGAATGACGGTCAGAGTTGACTGGGAGACCGGGATGGGTGGCTCAAAAGGTGCTCCAGGTTTTGACGAATGGGATAAGTATTTAGAATGGGAAAAAAAAATGAAAGCCCATAATCGTCAGCATAGCAAAATCGTACCCGTACCTGATTACACCGGGCAAAAAACCTGCGGTATCACGGTACACTTTATGCCTTGTGACGAGGTAAAAGTCACCACTTCCTGTGCCACCTACAACAGCCCTAACTACCCAATTAAAGAGCCGCTGAAGATGCCGGAGCCAAAAGACTGTCCGAAATAA
- a CDS encoding DUF3304 domain-containing protein: MKLNKFSLLAGLFLLSACTQPGAEAQGGGGGTIEAINHTHWAINNFSVDGQSGIDIIGPYQGGGGGCCYGVSGPWRPGMTVRVDWETGVGDMDGFPGYDKWDKYLEWEKKMTSQNRQHSKVVPVPDYTGQKTCGITVHFMPCDEVKVTTSCATYNSPNYPIKEPLKMPEPKVCPK, encoded by the coding sequence ATGAAACTCAACAAATTCAGCCTGCTGGCGGGGCTTTTTCTGCTCTCAGCATGTACCCAGCCCGGCGCTGAAGCACAGGGCGGCGGGGGCGGCACCATCGAAGCCATCAATCACACTCATTGGGCTATTAATAACTTCAGCGTCGATGGCCAGTCGGGCATCGACATTATCGGCCCTTATCAGGGCGGTGGCGGCGGTTGCTGTTATGGCGTCTCTGGGCCATGGCGACCGGGAATGACGGTCAGAGTTGATTGGGAAACAGGGGTGGGTGATATGGACGGGTTTCCAGGTTATGACAAGTGGGATAAGTATCTGGAATGGGAAAAAAAAATGACGTCTCAAAACCGTCAGCATAGCAAGGTTGTGCCTGTACCCGATTATACTGGGCAAAAAACCTGCGGTATCACGGTGCACTTTATGCCTTGTGATGAGGTAAAAGTCACCACCTCCTGTGCCACCTACAACAGCCCTAATTACCCGATTAAAGAACCGTTGAAGATGCCGGAGCCTAAAGTATGTCCGAAATAA
- a CDS encoding PAAR domain-containing protein encodes MKNIIRQGDSLREYGGKVLGGHYQCFGKGIACKGDAALCHRHGMTRIVEGSAISEVDGQPVALHGHRCACGCTLVSSFPDVGIEQ; translated from the coding sequence ATGAAAAATATCATACGACAGGGCGATAGCCTGCGGGAATACGGTGGCAAAGTGTTGGGGGGGCATTACCAGTGCTTTGGTAAAGGTATCGCCTGCAAAGGAGATGCAGCCCTGTGTCACCGCCATGGTATGACCCGCATTGTGGAAGGCAGTGCCATCTCAGAGGTTGACGGGCAGCCTGTCGCGTTACACGGGCACCGCTGCGCCTGTGGCTGCACGCTGGTGAGTTCTTTCCCCGATGTTGGGATAGAGCAATGA
- a CDS encoding type VI secretion protein VasK has translation MQQLSVEPHHDFLLRLAQSLEQGDATRWRQRLTPWFTEYATRIPLRGLMFSLPAVSTSAARVHEKNWTASDRWQGVLDDCRSARGRRVGLPWEQTLCYSLLALIVLWGVGSVVSFAVNRHQMVSAAQQAQQLAQSQAVSDQQLMALQALRNDIGRLQSRVAQGAPWYQRFGLDHNAPLLEVLMPWYGQANNRILRDATAQSLHQKLSELAELPANSPQRAALAKTGYDQLKAYLMMSRPEKADAAFYAQVMQTTEPARAGVSPGLWQSLAPDLWQFYAQNLPAQPDWKIKPDTGLVSQVRQVLLGQIGQRNAESTLYENMLLSVRRNYADMTLTDMTGDTDAQRLFQTSESVPGMFTRKAWDEQIQQAIDKTVASRREEIDWVLSDNRRAVSEDISPEALKKRLTERYFTDFAGSWLSFLNSLHWNEAHNLSDVIDQLTLMSDVRQSPLIALMNTLAWQGQTGQQNQALSDSLVKSAKALMHKDQTPAIDQSADGPVGPLDETFGPLLALMGKGDAQNRMSSDSSLSLQTLLTRVTRVRLKLQQVVNASNPQEMTQVLAQTVFQGKSVDLTDTQEYGSLIAASLGEEWSSFGQTMFVQPLTQAWETVLQPSSASLNDQWKNAVVANWKSAFDGRYPFAASKSDASLPMLAEFIRKDSGRIDSFLTRELGGVLHKEGTRWVPSKVNSQGLTFNPDFLAAINQLSQVSDILFTDGSQGLRFELLARPVPNVVETNLAIDGQKLHYFNQMESWQSFRWPGDTYKPGTLLTWTGVNSGARLYGDYQGTWGLIRWLEQAKQKKLDEGRYQLTFTTMDNQSLQWILRTELGKGPLGLLQLRNFTLPAQIFLIQNAPPAASDRTDDEDMAED, from the coding sequence ATGCAGCAGCTCTCTGTCGAACCACACCACGATTTTTTGTTGCGCCTGGCGCAGTCGCTGGAGCAGGGTGACGCCACCCGCTGGCGGCAGCGCCTGACACCGTGGTTTACCGAGTATGCGACGCGTATTCCCCTGCGTGGGTTGATGTTCAGTTTGCCGGCGGTATCAACATCGGCGGCGCGTGTGCACGAGAAAAACTGGACTGCATCTGACCGCTGGCAGGGGGTACTGGATGACTGTCGTTCTGCCCGTGGACGCCGTGTCGGGCTGCCGTGGGAGCAGACATTGTGCTACAGCTTGCTGGCACTGATAGTGCTGTGGGGCGTGGGCAGTGTGGTGTCATTTGCGGTCAACCGTCACCAAATGGTCTCTGCCGCGCAGCAGGCACAGCAACTGGCGCAGTCGCAAGCGGTCTCTGACCAGCAACTCATGGCCCTACAAGCCCTGCGCAATGATATCGGGCGCTTACAATCTCGCGTGGCGCAGGGGGCACCTTGGTATCAGCGCTTTGGCCTGGATCATAATGCGCCGCTGCTTGAGGTCCTGATGCCGTGGTATGGCCAGGCCAACAACCGCATTCTTAGGGATGCCACCGCGCAAAGCCTGCATCAGAAACTCAGTGAACTGGCGGAACTGCCGGCTAACAGCCCGCAACGTGCGGCACTGGCAAAAACAGGCTATGACCAGTTAAAGGCCTATTTGATGATGTCACGCCCGGAAAAAGCCGATGCTGCATTTTATGCACAGGTGATGCAGACCACCGAGCCTGCGCGTGCCGGTGTGTCTCCTGGTCTGTGGCAGAGTCTGGCCCCAGACTTATGGCAATTTTATGCGCAAAATCTGCCTGCTCAGCCGGACTGGAAAATTAAACCGGATACCGGGTTGGTAAGCCAGGTACGGCAGGTCTTGCTGGGGCAGATTGGTCAGCGCAATGCAGAAAGTACGCTGTATGAAAACATGCTGCTATCGGTGCGTCGCAACTATGCCGACATGACGCTGACGGACATGACCGGCGACACTGATGCTCAGCGTCTGTTCCAGACCTCGGAATCTGTGCCCGGTATGTTTACCCGCAAGGCCTGGGATGAGCAAATTCAGCAGGCAATAGATAAAACGGTGGCCTCCCGTCGCGAAGAAATTGACTGGGTATTGAGTGATAACCGCCGTGCGGTATCAGAAGACATTTCACCGGAAGCGTTGAAAAAGCGGCTGACGGAACGTTATTTCACCGATTTTGCTGGGAGTTGGCTGAGTTTTCTCAACAGTTTGCACTGGAATGAGGCGCATAACTTGTCGGATGTGATTGACCAACTGACGCTGATGAGTGATGTACGCCAGTCGCCGCTGATTGCGCTGATGAACACGCTGGCGTGGCAAGGACAGACTGGGCAGCAGAATCAGGCGTTATCGGATTCTCTGGTGAAGTCCGCCAAGGCGCTGATGCATAAAGATCAGACCCCGGCCATTGACCAGAGTGCCGATGGGCCAGTAGGCCCGCTGGACGAGACTTTTGGCCCGCTGTTGGCATTGATGGGCAAAGGTGATGCACAAAACAGGATGTCGTCCGACAGCTCGCTGAGCCTGCAAACGTTACTCACCCGCGTGACTAGGGTACGGCTTAAGCTCCAGCAAGTGGTTAATGCCTCGAACCCACAAGAGATGACTCAGGTACTGGCCCAGACCGTTTTCCAAGGGAAAAGTGTCGACCTGACGGACACGCAGGAGTACGGCAGCCTGATTGCCGCCAGTCTGGGAGAGGAATGGAGCAGTTTTGGGCAGACGATGTTTGTTCAGCCGCTGACTCAGGCGTGGGAGACCGTGTTGCAACCTTCGTCGGCCAGCCTTAACGACCAGTGGAAAAACGCGGTGGTGGCCAATTGGAAATCAGCCTTTGACGGGCGTTACCCGTTTGCCGCCAGTAAAAGCGATGCTTCACTGCCGATGCTGGCCGAATTTATTCGTAAGGATAGCGGGCGTATCGACAGCTTCCTGACCCGTGAGCTGGGTGGCGTGCTGCATAAAGAAGGGACACGCTGGGTTCCGAGTAAAGTGAACAGCCAGGGGCTAACGTTTAACCCGGACTTTCTGGCGGCCATTAATCAACTGAGTCAAGTCTCCGATATTCTGTTCACTGACGGCAGTCAGGGGCTGCGCTTTGAGCTACTGGCACGTCCAGTTCCGAATGTGGTGGAAACCAATTTAGCGATTGATGGACAGAAATTGCATTATTTCAACCAGATGGAAAGTTGGCAGAGTTTCCGCTGGCCGGGTGATACCTACAAACCCGGCACGCTATTGACCTGGACTGGCGTGAATTCCGGGGCCCGTTTATACGGTGATTATCAGGGGACATGGGGATTGATCCGCTGGCTGGAACAGGCAAAACAGAAAAAGCTGGATGAAGGGCGTTATCAACTGACCTTCACCACCATGGATAACCAATCACTGCAATGGATATTACGCACCGAGCTGGGCAAAGGCCCATTAGGTCTGCTGCAACTGCGTAACTTCACCCTGCCTGCGCAAATTTTTCTGATACAGAACGCCCCTCCAGCGGCATCTGATCGGACCGATGATGAGGATATGGCAGAGGATTAA